The Methanosphaera stadtmanae DSM 3091 genome includes a window with the following:
- a CDS encoding NADAR family protein, protein MTDDKYIAPPWIKYPTAPEKSDFWRNGSGAEYLIKFNKNITDKDKYYKIFPKAPTFTQELEPSTSLSEDAQELIKSTLKPLFIKLWTRDGKPKYNIDFNEDKNYIQMYDTIYKDTTHHIHIGTKTYDSAKEIISLIENDLKSKSPELWNELKYTLYLNALYYKIVTDINFTKELIKTKDRCIVFKSDNLEWGVTIDDGKLIGQNLFGFAMMEIRDVLCDVYENYDLIDWDLSGSPYSKERCSCNHVH, encoded by the coding sequence ATGACAGATGACAAATATATTGCTCCCCCATGGATTAAATACCCTACAGCCCCTGAAAAATCTGATTTCTGGAGAAATGGTAGTGGTGCAGAATATCTTATTAAATTTAATAAAAATATAACAGATAAAGACAAATACTATAAAATCTTTCCAAAAGCCCCAACATTTACACAAGAATTAGAACCTTCAACTTCATTAAGTGAAGATGCACAAGAATTAATTAAAAGTACCCTTAAACCACTCTTTATTAAGTTATGGACAAGGGATGGAAAACCTAAATATAATATTGATTTTAATGAAGATAAAAACTACATTCAAATGTATGATACAATCTATAAGGACACTACACATCACATCCATATTGGTACAAAAACATATGATTCAGCAAAAGAAATCATATCATTAATAGAAAATGACTTAAAAAGTAAATCTCCAGAGCTTTGGAATGAATTAAAATACACATTATATCTTAATGCACTCTACTATAAGATTGTTACAGATATAAACTTTACAAAGGAACTTATAAAAACAAAAGATAGATGTATTGTCTTTAAAAGTGACAACCTAGAATGGGGTGTAACTATTGATGATGGTAAATTAATAGGTCAAAACCTCTTTGGATTTGCAATGATGGAAATAAGAGATGTGTTATGTGATGTTTATGAAAACTATGACCTTATAGACTGGGACTTATCTGGAAGTCCATATAGTAAAGAAAGATGTAGTTGTAATCATGTACACTAA
- a CDS encoding restriction endonuclease subunit S gives MTYKKLSEIAEIFTGIRISRYKNIVEGTKTKILLNKLQNNQIEYEEIQINKPHQKYYSQKDDIIIHLSDTTSITLLKEENILIPLNYAILRLKPGYHAEYVYQILKSTHFQNAIKRISEGSSIKFVKINDLKDIKIQILEQDKQEKYAKIMELLNKRTLLNRRKIEIEEEYLHGIIQKELGGQYVKL, from the coding sequence ATGACCTACAAAAAACTATCAGAAATAGCAGAAATATTCACAGGAATACGAATATCAAGATACAAAAACATAGTAGAAGGAACCAAAACCAAAATACTACTAAACAAACTACAAAACAACCAAATAGAATACGAAGAAATACAAATAAACAAACCACACCAAAAATACTACTCACAAAAAGACGACATCATAATACACCTATCAGACACAACCAGCATCACACTACTAAAAGAAGAAAACATACTCATACCACTAAACTACGCAATACTAAGACTCAAACCAGGATACCATGCAGAATACGTATACCAAATACTAAAAAGCACACACTTCCAAAACGCTATTAAACGGATAAGTGAAGGTAGTAGTATAAAATTCGTTAAAATAAACGACTTAAAAGATATAAAAATACAAATCCTAGAACAGGACAAACAAGAAAAATACGCAAAAATTATGGAATTATTAAATAAAAGAACCTTATTAAATAGGAGAAAAATAGAAATAGAAGAAGAATATCTTCATGGAATAATACAAAAAGAATTAGGTGGTCAATATGTCAAATTATGA
- a CDS encoding restriction endonuclease subunit S, which translates to MQCNKNIPELRFPEFEGEWITYKLCDVVTRIIRKNKNLETKRPLTISAKYGLIDQIEFFDKYVASKNLKGYYLLKKGEFAYNKSYSNGFPYGAVKRLDLYNQGAISTLYICFEITNKINSNFLKIYFDSNKWNKEMYKIAVEGARNHGLLNIPINDFFNTKHLFPSISEQEKIADFLSAIDKKIGFMEKKHTLYQNIKKYYSHVLFSNTSDWNKKNLKDIAIIKMGFTPSTKKEEYWNGNIKWLAVSDMGSKYISKTKKHITKIAIGKKEIIKKDTLVMSFKLTIGKLGILKEDMYSNEAICNFQWKNKNINTEFMYYYLSSINLKKYGSQAAKGITLNKETLNMIPIRIPSYETQINIVNILSNIDIKLEYLSKKINYEKRYKKDLLQKMFV; encoded by the coding sequence TTGCAATGTAATAAAAACATACCAGAACTACGATTTCCAGAGTTTGAAGGGGAATGGATTACTTATAAATTATGTGATGTAGTAACAAGAATCATTAGAAAAAATAAAAATTTAGAAACGAAAAGACCTTTGACTATTTCTGCTAAATACGGATTAATAGATCAAATAGAATTTTTTGATAAATATGTGGCCAGTAAAAATTTAAAAGGATATTACTTATTAAAAAAAGGTGAATTTGCATATAATAAAAGTTATTCTAATGGATTTCCTTATGGTGCTGTGAAAAGATTAGATTTATATAATCAAGGAGCTATATCTACATTATACATTTGTTTTGAAATTACAAATAAGATCAATAGTAATTTTTTAAAAATATATTTTGATTCGAATAAATGGAATAAAGAAATGTATAAGATAGCTGTAGAAGGTGCTAGAAATCATGGATTATTAAATATACCCATTAATGATTTTTTTAATACGAAACATCTTTTTCCTTCAATTTCTGAACAAGAAAAAATAGCTGATTTCTTATCAGCTATTGATAAAAAGATTGGGTTCATGGAAAAGAAACATACATTATACCAAAATATAAAGAAATATTATTCACATGTTTTATTTTCCAATACTAGTGATTGGAACAAAAAGAACCTAAAAGATATTGCTATTATTAAAATGGGATTTACACCTTCAACTAAAAAAGAAGAATATTGGAATGGTAACATTAAATGGTTGGCTGTAAGTGATATGGGAAGTAAATATATTTCAAAAACTAAAAAACATATTACTAAAATAGCTATTGGTAAAAAAGAGATCATAAAGAAAGATACTCTTGTTATGAGTTTTAAATTAACTATTGGTAAATTAGGAATATTAAAAGAGGATATGTATTCTAATGAAGCAATATGTAATTTTCAATGGAAAAATAAAAATATAAATACAGAATTTATGTATTATTATTTAAGTTCAATTAATTTAAAAAAATATGGCTCACAAGCAGCAAAAGGAATAACTTTGAATAAAGAAACCTTAAATATGATTCCTATTAGGATTCCATCGTATGAAACACAAATAAATATTGTTAATATATTATCTAATATTGATATTAAATTAGAATATTTAAGTAAGAAAATAAATTATGAAAAAAGATATAAAAAGGATTTACTTCAAAAGATGTTTGTTTAA
- a CDS encoding cofactor-independent phosphoglycerate mutase — MKYVIVIADGMADEPLDEINGETPVVHANTPNMDFIAREGYTGLTKNVPDGMTPGSDVANTSIMGFDPSMLKGRGPLEAPSVGVELNDNDVAFRLNFINVKDGAINDFTADHITTEEADELIKALNEHFGDIGQFYTGVSYRNLFVISDIAMEDLKSTPPHDVVGQQTSNNNLKPENEKSKLINKLMEDSVEVLENHPVNKKRIEEGKLPANMIWLWGQGAKPVIGNFPEKYGLKGATITGVDLLKGISTYIDLDVIEVPGATAYFDTNYQNKVDYALESLKTHDVQFIHIEAPDEAGHEGNLPEKIRAIENIDSIILEKLLKELPNIDEDYTIALLPDHPTPINIKTHTMSPVPFAIYSTNIKTPDDTQIFSEDMSQGKYDTIIGHTLLNEMIKISKE, encoded by the coding sequence ATGAAATACGTAATAGTAATAGCAGATGGTATGGCTGATGAGCCATTAGATGAAATCAATGGTGAAACTCCAGTAGTTCATGCAAATACTCCAAATATGGACTTTATAGCAAGAGAAGGATACACAGGACTTACAAAAAATGTTCCTGATGGAATGACTCCAGGTAGTGATGTTGCAAACACATCAATTATGGGATTTGATCCATCAATGCTCAAAGGAAGAGGACCACTAGAAGCACCAAGTGTTGGAGTAGAACTCAATGATAATGACGTGGCATTCCGTCTTAACTTCATAAATGTAAAAGATGGAGCCATCAATGATTTTACAGCAGATCATATCACAACAGAAGAAGCAGATGAACTTATAAAAGCATTAAATGAACATTTTGGTGATATAGGACAATTCTATACAGGAGTAAGTTACAGAAACTTATTTGTAATTTCAGATATTGCAATGGAAGATTTAAAATCCACACCACCACATGATGTTGTAGGACAACAAACAAGCAATAACAACCTAAAACCAGAAAATGAAAAATCAAAACTAATAAACAAATTAATGGAAGATTCAGTTGAAGTTTTAGAAAACCATCCAGTAAACAAAAAAAGAATAGAAGAAGGAAAACTACCAGCAAACATGATATGGTTATGGGGACAAGGAGCAAAACCAGTAATTGGAAACTTCCCAGAAAAATATGGACTAAAAGGAGCTACAATCACCGGAGTAGACCTATTAAAAGGAATAAGTACATATATTGATTTAGATGTAATAGAAGTTCCTGGAGCAACAGCATACTTCGATACAAATTATCAAAACAAAGTAGACTATGCACTCGAATCACTAAAAACACATGATGTACAATTTATACACATTGAAGCACCAGATGAAGCAGGACATGAAGGAAATCTACCTGAAAAAATAAGAGCAATAGAAAACATTGACAGTATCATACTTGAAAAATTATTAAAAGAACTACCAAATATAGATGAAGATTATACAATAGCCCTACTACCAGACCATCCAACACCAATTAACATAAAAACACATACAATGTCACCAGTACCATTTGCAATATACAGTACAAATATAAAAACACCAGATGATACACAAATTTTCTCAGAAGACATGAGCCAAGGAAAATACGATACAATAATTGGCCACACACTCCTAAATGAAATGATTAAAATATCTAAAGAATAG
- a CDS encoding type I restriction-modification system subunit M: MSNYETKLWAIADKLRGNMDANEFKNYMLGFIFYRYLSEKLEMTLNELLEEDGINFQEAYQDEELIEDLKEEGIEKLGYFIQPKYLFSSVINEIDKGREILECLSNAFIEINDSSFNTESQDDFQNLFEDVDLNSSKLGNTNAEKNKLISGILQDISDIDFELEKDNSDILGDAYEYLISQFASSAGKKAGEFYTPQEVSTILARIVTLNKTRLKSVYDPTCGSGSLLLRVSKEADVSEFYGQELNQTTYNLARMNMILHGVKYNHFNIKQGDSLENDRHEELKFDAVVANPPFSAKWSSDKSFINDERFSGYGKLAPKSKADYAFVQHMIYHLNEQGTLAVVLPHGVLFRGAAEGTIRKYLIKELNYLDAVIGLPKNIFYGTSIPTCILVFKKCREEDDNILFIDASEYYEKAKNQNKLRPEDIEKIVTTYKNREEIEKYSHKATIEEIEENDYNLNIPRYVDTFEEEEPIDLDEVVREIRKIDEEMKEVDAKIIKYCKELGIEPPI; encoded by the coding sequence ATGTCAAATTATGAAACAAAATTATGGGCAATAGCAGATAAACTAAGAGGAAATATGGATGCAAACGAATTCAAAAACTACATGTTAGGGTTCATATTTTACCGATACCTCTCAGAAAAACTGGAAATGACACTCAACGAATTACTTGAAGAAGATGGAATAAACTTCCAAGAAGCATACCAGGATGAAGAACTCATAGAAGACCTAAAAGAAGAAGGAATCGAAAAACTAGGATACTTTATACAACCAAAATACCTCTTCAGCAGTGTCATCAATGAAATTGATAAAGGAAGAGAAATACTTGAATGTTTAAGCAATGCATTCATAGAAATCAACGATTCATCGTTCAACACAGAAAGTCAGGACGACTTCCAAAACCTATTTGAAGATGTAGATTTAAATTCATCCAAATTGGGAAATACCAATGCAGAAAAAAACAAATTAATCTCAGGTATACTACAAGACATTAGTGATATAGACTTTGAGTTAGAAAAAGATAATTCTGATATACTTGGTGATGCATATGAATATCTTATCAGTCAATTTGCATCAAGTGCAGGTAAAAAAGCAGGAGAATTCTACACACCACAAGAAGTATCAACCATACTTGCAAGAATAGTAACACTAAACAAAACCAGACTCAAAAGTGTCTATGACCCAACATGTGGAAGTGGATCATTACTTCTAAGAGTAAGTAAAGAAGCAGATGTATCAGAATTCTATGGACAAGAACTAAACCAGACAACATACAACCTAGCAAGAATGAACATGATACTACACGGAGTCAAATACAACCACTTCAACATAAAACAGGGAGATTCACTTGAAAATGACAGACACGAAGAGCTTAAATTTGATGCTGTAGTAGCAAATCCACCATTTAGTGCAAAATGGAGCAGTGACAAATCATTCATAAATGATGAAAGATTCTCCGGATACGGAAAACTAGCACCAAAAAGTAAAGCAGACTATGCATTTGTACAGCACATGATATACCACCTCAACGAACAGGGAACACTAGCAGTAGTACTGCCACACGGAGTATTATTTAGAGGAGCAGCAGAAGGCACCATAAGAAAATACCTAATCAAAGAACTAAACTACCTAGATGCTGTAATAGGATTACCAAAAAATATCTTCTATGGAACTAGCATACCAACATGCATACTCGTATTCAAAAAATGTCGTGAAGAAGATGACAATATACTCTTCATAGATGCATCAGAATACTATGAAAAAGCTAAAAATCAAAATAAACTACGACCAGAAGACATAGAAAAAATAGTTACAACATACAAAAATAGGGAAGAAATAGAAAAATACTCACATAAAGCAACAATTGAAGAAATTGAAGAAAATGATTACAACCTAAACATACCAAGATACGTTGACACGTTCGAGGAAGAAGAACCAATAGATTTAGATGAAGTAGTACGTGAAATACGTAAAATAGATGAAGAAATGAAAGAAGTAGATGCAAAAATCATAAAATATTGCAAAGAATTAGGAATAGAACCACCAATATAA
- a CDS encoding homoserine dehydrogenase translates to MTSNKMRLCVLGFGAVGQGLAKVVLMKHEELIEKYGIDLEITAISDRSGAAINPNGLDLQQALDTKEKTGKIKDYPEYGVSGVDGVEVLDKAEYDCLVEATPTNIDDGQPTQTHILKAMNDKKDVVTSNKGPLALNFKTLIETARENNVKFRFEASVGGTMPVINLARESLAGNNIHSVQGILNGTTNYILSRMANEGTEYEPTLKEAQELGIAETNPYQDVEGLDAACKIVIIANSLMGWDVTLDDVSREGISGISSNAVKLALKDGYLIKLVAEANDGKLRVAPMLVKQGSPFAVNGTLNVITLKTDLSEDVTVVGVGAGSIETASAILSDIISIGKNNNN, encoded by the coding sequence ATGACATCAAATAAGATGAGACTATGTGTTCTTGGTTTTGGAGCAGTAGGACAAGGATTAGCTAAAGTTGTTTTAATGAAACATGAAGAATTAATAGAAAAATATGGTATTGACTTGGAAATAACAGCAATAAGTGATAGATCAGGTGCTGCTATTAATCCTAATGGTTTAGATTTACAACAAGCACTAGATACTAAAGAAAAAACTGGAAAAATAAAGGACTATCCAGAATATGGTGTTAGTGGTGTTGATGGTGTGGAAGTTCTTGACAAGGCAGAATATGATTGTTTAGTTGAAGCAACACCAACAAATATTGATGATGGACAACCAACACAAACACATATATTAAAAGCAATGAATGATAAAAAAGATGTTGTTACATCAAATAAAGGACCACTTGCACTTAACTTTAAAACATTAATTGAAACAGCACGTGAAAATAATGTTAAATTTAGATTTGAAGCATCTGTTGGTGGAACTATGCCTGTTATTAACTTAGCAAGAGAATCATTAGCAGGAAATAATATTCATTCAGTACAAGGAATATTAAATGGTACAACAAACTACATATTATCACGCATGGCAAATGAAGGAACAGAATATGAACCAACATTAAAAGAAGCCCAAGAATTAGGAATAGCCGAAACAAATCCATACCAAGATGTTGAAGGATTAGATGCTGCATGTAAAATAGTTATTATTGCAAATTCATTAATGGGTTGGGATGTAACACTAGATGATGTTTCAAGAGAAGGAATTTCTGGAATATCATCCAATGCTGTTAAATTAGCTCTAAAAGATGGTTATTTAATAAAATTAGTTGCTGAAGCAAACGATGGTAAACTTAGAGTTGCTCCAATGCTAGTTAAACAAGGCTCACCATTTGCAGTGAATGGTACTTTAAATGTAATTACTTTAAAAACTGATTTATCTGAAGATGTGACAGTAGTTGGAGTAGGTGCTGGTTCAATAGAAACAGCTTCTGCAATTTTAAGTGATATAATTAGTATAGGAAAAAATAATAACAATTAA
- a CDS encoding restriction endonuclease subunit S gives MGNCVIFLDEKRIPLNQQIRSQMLSKYPYYGAAGIIDYVNNYIFDDELILLGEDGSIIPTLASGKCWVSNHAHVLKNKKNINLYFLYNILSKIHFEKYNTGTIQPKLNKKTAKNIKIKITSKKEQEKIVDFMLSIGTKIKKIQKQIKFLKTFKKGLLQKMFC, from the coding sequence TTGGGTAATTGTGTAATTTTCTTAGATGAAAAAAGAATTCCTTTGAATCAACAAATACGAAGTCAAATGTTATCTAAATACCCATATTATGGTGCTGCAGGAATCATTGATTATGTGAATAATTATATTTTTGATGATGAATTAATATTATTAGGTGAAGATGGTTCTATTATTCCCACATTAGCTTCAGGAAAATGTTGGGTTAGTAATCATGCACATGTACTTAAAAATAAAAAAAATATCAATTTATATTTCTTATATAATATTTTATCTAAAATTCATTTTGAAAAATACAATACTGGTACTATCCAACCAAAATTAAACAAAAAAACGGCAAAAAACATCAAAATTAAAATAACTTCCAAAAAAGAACAAGAAAAAATTGTTGATTTTATGTTATCAATAGGAACAAAAATAAAAAAAATTCAAAAACAGATAAAATTTCTAAAAACGTTCAAAAAAGGATTATTACAGAAAATGTTTTGTTAA
- a CDS encoding type I restriction endonuclease subunit R — protein sequence MSTQSESALEDILVDDLANNGYEKITIRNDEELEQNFRRQLEKFNNITFTDDEFEKILLFLKQGTIFDKAQKLRDSYTLQREGQADKWIRFINKDEWCKNYFQVAHQIKSKNKHNFRYDVTLLINGLPLVQIELKKRGVEIKQAFNQIKERYLPTFKGLFQYIQIFVISNGVDTKYFATGIPSSMKFEYTYFWKNKENRNIKQLAEFSQTFLEKCNLAKMITQFMVLNQIDKNIMILRAYQKYAVEEIIRQATKIKQNGYVWHTTGSGKTLTSFKTSQILSEDPNIDKVVFVVDRKDLDTQTMKRFNQYEKDSVAKVYNTYSLIKKLNSSKTKLIITTIQKLSNVATKHQTKVAQMKDKRIIFIYDECHRSQFGKMHQSIIDFFTNSLCFGFTGTPIFVENSGGNKTTKTIFGKRLHTYMIKDAIRDNNVLGFSIQYYESVPISKDDVDVNSLAYEEMLMKDKRLEKNVEKLLETYPSKTHNGKFNAMFTVSRGKFINKYYRILKEKAPELKIAAIYNANPNSEDTNGKSDYSYLSEYMEDYNQTFGTNFSPETFKEYNIDISNRMEKREIDLLLVKDMYTTGFDCPRLNTLYVDKNLQYHTLLQTFSRTNRIFDKSKAYGNIICFRDISAETDEALTLFSDNEPLEDLLMKDYQTYVDEFNEAYKKFLELTQTVEDAQNLESETEIKEYVENFRELNRIKSKLDTFPEFTFDDLDMDEQEYNDHKSVYLDIYDEIKNDGEPESPLHDIDFELELIRDDTINVDYILGLLKYLNKDDANYEKDLERIKKITKETEQLRNKNTLIEKFIEKVLGTFDRTEMTVEEKFYEFMRNERRQAFCNLIEKENLDETATRKLIDEYQFSGIMDTTMIEASFINKPKFKERRVKRNRIKEELLEIFEIYD from the coding sequence ATGTCAACACAATCTGAATCAGCATTAGAAGATATACTAGTAGATGATCTAGCAAACAATGGTTATGAAAAAATCACTATAAGAAATGATGAAGAATTAGAACAAAACTTTAGAAGACAACTAGAAAAATTCAACAACATAACATTCACAGATGATGAATTTGAAAAAATATTGCTCTTTCTAAAACAGGGAACCATATTCGATAAAGCACAAAAACTAAGAGACAGTTACACACTCCAAAGAGAAGGACAGGCAGACAAATGGATAAGATTTATCAATAAAGACGAATGGTGCAAAAACTACTTCCAAGTAGCACACCAAATAAAATCAAAGAACAAACACAACTTCAGATATGATGTAACATTACTCATAAACGGACTACCACTAGTGCAAATAGAACTTAAAAAACGTGGCGTGGAAATCAAACAGGCATTCAACCAAATCAAAGAACGATACCTGCCAACATTCAAAGGACTATTCCAATACATACAAATATTCGTAATAAGCAATGGTGTAGACACCAAATACTTTGCAACAGGAATACCAAGCTCCATGAAATTTGAATACACATATTTCTGGAAAAACAAAGAAAACCGCAACATCAAACAATTAGCAGAATTCTCACAAACATTCCTAGAAAAATGCAACCTCGCCAAAATGATAACACAATTCATGGTACTAAACCAAATAGACAAAAACATCATGATACTAAGAGCATACCAAAAATATGCCGTAGAAGAAATAATAAGACAAGCAACCAAAATCAAACAAAACGGTTACGTATGGCACACCACAGGAAGTGGAAAAACACTAACCTCATTCAAAACCAGCCAAATACTATCAGAAGACCCAAATATTGACAAGGTAGTATTTGTTGTAGACAGAAAAGACCTGGATACACAAACAATGAAACGGTTCAACCAGTACGAAAAAGACAGTGTAGCAAAAGTATACAATACCTATTCATTAATTAAAAAACTTAATTCATCAAAAACTAAACTTATCATCACAACGATACAGAAATTAAGCAATGTTGCAACTAAACATCAAACTAAAGTAGCACAAATGAAAGACAAAAGAATCATCTTCATATATGATGAATGTCACAGATCACAATTCGGAAAAATGCATCAAAGCATAATAGATTTCTTCACAAACAGTCTATGCTTCGGATTTACAGGAACACCAATATTTGTAGAAAATTCCGGAGGAAACAAAACAACAAAAACAATATTCGGAAAAAGACTACACACCTACATGATAAAAGACGCAATAAGAGACAACAACGTACTAGGATTCTCCATACAATACTATGAATCAGTTCCAATAAGCAAAGATGACGTAGACGTAAACTCATTAGCATATGAAGAAATGTTAATGAAAGATAAACGACTGGAAAAAAATGTGGAAAAACTGCTTGAAACATATCCTAGTAAAACACATAACGGTAAATTCAATGCCATGTTTACTGTATCACGAGGAAAATTTATAAACAAATACTACAGAATACTAAAAGAAAAAGCACCTGAACTTAAAATAGCAGCAATATACAATGCTAACCCAAATTCAGAGGATACCAATGGAAAATCAGATTACTCATACCTTTCAGAATATATGGAAGACTACAACCAAACATTTGGAACCAACTTCAGTCCAGAAACATTTAAAGAATACAACATAGACATATCTAACAGAATGGAAAAAAGAGAAATCGACCTCTTACTAGTAAAAGACATGTACACAACAGGATTTGACTGCCCAAGACTAAACACATTATACGTGGATAAAAACCTACAGTACCACACATTATTACAAACATTTTCCAGAACCAACCGTATATTCGACAAAAGCAAAGCTTATGGAAACATTATCTGCTTTAGAGATATAAGTGCAGAAACAGATGAAGCATTAACCTTATTCTCAGACAACGAACCATTAGAAGATCTATTAATGAAAGACTACCAAACATATGTGGATGAATTCAATGAAGCATACAAAAAGTTCCTTGAGTTGACACAAACAGTTGAAGATGCACAAAACCTAGAAAGTGAAACAGAAATAAAAGAATATGTAGAAAACTTCCGTGAATTAAACAGAATAAAAAGCAAACTAGACACATTCCCAGAATTCACCTTCGATGACTTGGATATGGATGAACAAGAATACAATGACCACAAAAGCGTATACCTCGACATATACGATGAAATTAAAAATGATGGAGAACCAGAATCACCACTACATGACATTGACTTCGAACTTGAATTAATACGTGATGACACTATTAATGTGGATTATATTCTTGGATTGTTAAAATACTTGAACAAAGATGATGCAAATTATGAAAAAGATCTTGAAAGAATTAAGAAAATCACCAAAGAAACAGAACAATTAAGAAATAAAAACACATTGATAGAAAAATTCATTGAAAAAGTACTGGGAACTTTTGATAGAACAGAAATGACTGTAGAGGAAAAATTCTATGAATTTATGAGAAACGAACGTAGACAAGCATTCTGTAACCTCATAGAAAAAGAAAATCTAGATGAAACTGCAACACGTAAACTAATTGATGAATACCAATTCTCAGGAATAATGGATACCACGATGATAGAAGCAAGTTTCATCAATAAACCTAAATTCAAAGAACGAAGAGTAAAAAGAAACAGAATAAAAGAAGAATTATTAGAAATATTCGAAATATATGACTAA
- a CDS encoding restriction endonuclease subunit S has protein sequence MCKITKENDSLQRQTENKDEDSQELQCNKNIPELRFPEFEGEWITYKLCDVVTRIIRKNKNLETKRPLTISAKYGLIDQIEFFDKYVASKNLKGYYLLKKGEFAYNKSYSNGFPYGAVKRLDLYNQGAISTLYICFEITNKINSNFLKIYFDSNKWNKEMYKIAVEGARNHGLLNIPINDFFNTKHLFPSISEQEKIADFLSAIDKKIGFMEKEINKQSKYMKKIRENILNDNSDNSNKVQLKEICIINKGKQLNKTNMINDGKYYVLNGGKTPSGFTNSWNVPENTISISEGGNSCGFVNYNVQKFYCGGHCYYLTNISDEIDPLLLYHCLKMNENKIMNLRVGSGLPNIQKKDLEKYKLYIPTKNHEKITYLLNNINLKIDLNKEKLNHLKQFKKGLLQKMFC, from the coding sequence ATGTGTAAAATTACAAAAGAAAATGACTCTTTGCAAAGACAAACAGAAAATAAAGATGAAGATAGTCAGGAATTGCAATGTAATAAAAACATACCAGAACTACGATTTCCAGAGTTTGAAGGGGAATGGATTACTTATAAATTATGTGATGTAGTAACAAGAATCATTAGAAAAAATAAAAATTTAGAAACGAAAAGACCTTTGACTATTTCTGCTAAATACGGATTAATAGATCAAATAGAATTTTTTGATAAATATGTGGCCAGTAAAAATTTAAAAGGATATTACTTATTAAAAAAAGGTGAATTTGCATATAATAAAAGTTATTCTAATGGATTTCCTTATGGTGCTGTGAAAAGATTAGATTTATATAATCAAGGAGCTATATCTACATTATACATTTGTTTTGAAATTACAAATAAGATCAATAGTAATTTTTTAAAAATATATTTTGATTCGAATAAATGGAATAAAGAAATGTATAAGATAGCTGTAGAAGGTGCTAGAAATCATGGATTATTAAATATACCCATTAATGATTTTTTTAATACGAAACATCTTTTTCCTTCAATTTCTGAACAAGAAAAAATAGCTGATTTCTTATCAGCTATTGATAAAAAGATTGGGTTCATGGAAAAGGAAATCAATAAACAATCAAAATATATGAAAAAAATAAGAGAAAATATTCTTAATGATAATTCTGATAACTCAAATAAAGTTCAATTAAAAGAAATATGTATAATAAACAAAGGAAAACAATTAAATAAAACAAATATGATTAATGATGGAAAATATTATGTGCTAAATGGTGGTAAAACACCGTCAGGTTTTACAAATTCATGGAACGTCCCAGAAAATACTATTAGTATTAGTGAAGGTGGAAATTCTTGCGGATTTGTCAATTATAATGTTCAAAAATTCTATTGTGGAGGACATTGTTATTATTTAACAAATATTTCTGATGAAATAGATCCCTTGTTATTATATCATTGTCTTAAAATGAATGAAAATAAAATTATGAATTTAAGAGTAGGTTCTGGACTTCCAAACATACAAAAAAAAGATTTAGAAAAGTATAAACTGTATATTCCTACAAAAAACCATGAAAAAATTACATATCTATTAAATAATATAAATTTAAAAATAGATTTAAATAAAGAGAAATTAAATCATTTAAAACAATTTAAAAAAGGACTACTCCAGAAAATGTTTTGTTAA